A single genomic interval of candidate division TA06 bacterium harbors:
- the map gene encoding type I methionyl aminopeptidase → MIELKSKEEVEEIRKACRIVAETLQILKESCKSGITTKELDAVAEAHIRERGGYPAFLGYRGYPAALCASVNDGIIHGIPDDRKLKEGDIVSFDIGVKLNGFHGDAALTGSVGSIDTEAEKLMRVTEEALFKGLEQAKVGNRLLDISHAIQNHAEANSFSVVRQFVGHGIGRELHEEPQIPNFGKPHRGPRLVEGMVLCIEPMVNQGTSEVKILEDGWTALTADGKLSAHFEHCVAITKSGPDILTRA, encoded by the coding sequence GTGATTGAACTGAAGAGCAAAGAAGAGGTTGAAGAGATAAGAAAGGCCTGCCGCATAGTTGCTGAAACGCTGCAGATACTCAAGGAATCATGCAAGTCAGGGATAACGACAAAGGAACTGGATGCTGTCGCGGAAGCTCACATAAGAGAACGGGGCGGTTATCCAGCATTCCTCGGGTATAGGGGCTATCCCGCCGCCCTCTGCGCGTCGGTAAACGATGGCATCATACACGGCATACCCGACGACAGGAAGCTCAAAGAAGGAGACATAGTTTCCTTTGACATAGGAGTCAAGCTAAACGGTTTCCATGGTGATGCAGCCCTAACCGGCTCGGTAGGTTCGATAGACACCGAAGCGGAGAAACTCATGAGAGTTACAGAAGAAGCTCTCTTCAAAGGTCTGGAGCAGGCGAAGGTGGGGAACAGACTCCTCGATATATCTCACGCTATACAGAATCATGCTGAGGCAAATTCGTTCTCTGTGGTCAGGCAGTTTGTTGGTCACGGCATAGGGAGGGAGCTTCACGAAGAACCTCAGATACCAAACTTCGGGAAGCCTCACCGCGGACCGCGGCTTGTTGAGGGCATGGTTCTCTGCATAGAGCCAATGGTCAATCAGGGCACATCGGAAGTGAAGATACTTGAAGATGGATGGACCGCACTCACTGCTGATGGGAAGCTCTCCGCCCACTTTGAGCACTGTGTGGCGATTACAAAGTCAGGCCCGGACATACTGACAAGAGCATGA
- a CDS encoding CCA tRNA nucleotidyltransferase, with amino-acid sequence MNIKSLAQKLESLPMGAVLEAAEKKRVYLVGGPIRDFFLKREYNDIDLAVEGDAVGVARKFASKVKGRFIPLDAELDESRVVAGDYTYDFTGFPKGCLLPDLERRDFTINSVAVDLRELLEGEGVVIDPFGGLSDLGKKVLRATSKNSFREDPLRVLRAFRFAAELGFEIEKTTLKAATRERVLLKGVAAERISYEVMLIFSQVNSYGSLSLMAEASVLCTVFPQLEPTKGVAQNKLHPLDVFDHSLRTYQEMENVVNHLSSTPFAPFTGIVNEYLYSLPNKSALLKMAGLLHDIAKPETLQPGEDQRLHFYGHDRTGAEKIEEFALKGLRMSKKEAKTLFVLIKNHMWPHLLAGQDEVTERAIRKFFRQLGDEAIGVLVLAWADSLASVGPEKSSQPLSTTIDGILHFYTERKEEVVPPPLITGKDLIGILGLTPGPIFGKILKEVENERDEGKVQTKTDAIETARRIAAEYGKS; translated from the coding sequence ATGAACATCAAATCCCTTGCTCAAAAACTAGAATCACTTCCCATGGGAGCTGTTCTCGAAGCAGCAGAAAAGAAAAGAGTCTACCTCGTGGGAGGACCAATAAGAGACTTCTTTCTGAAGAGAGAATACAATGATATTGACCTGGCTGTGGAAGGTGACGCTGTTGGAGTTGCCAGGAAGTTCGCCTCCAAAGTCAAAGGTCGTTTCATCCCTCTCGATGCAGAGCTGGATGAGTCGAGAGTTGTAGCTGGAGACTACACTTATGATTTTACAGGCTTTCCCAAAGGATGTCTTTTGCCAGACCTCGAGAGAAGAGACTTCACCATCAACTCTGTGGCAGTAGATTTGAGAGAACTTCTCGAAGGCGAAGGTGTAGTGATAGATCCGTTCGGGGGTCTCTCCGACCTGGGAAAGAAGGTCTTGAGAGCTACGTCAAAGAACTCATTCAGGGAGGATCCACTCCGTGTCCTCAGAGCATTCAGATTTGCTGCAGAACTCGGCTTCGAGATTGAGAAGACGACTCTCAAAGCCGCGACAAGAGAACGGGTACTTCTCAAGGGAGTTGCCGCGGAGAGAATTTCTTATGAAGTCATGCTCATCTTTTCACAGGTTAACTCATACGGTTCTCTGTCGCTGATGGCGGAAGCTTCAGTCCTGTGCACTGTTTTCCCGCAGCTGGAACCGACAAAAGGGGTTGCTCAAAACAAACTTCATCCTCTCGATGTCTTTGATCATTCCTTGAGAACGTACCAGGAGATGGAGAATGTGGTCAATCACCTGAGCTCGACCCCTTTCGCCCCGTTCACGGGCATCGTAAATGAGTACCTTTACTCTCTTCCCAACAAAAGCGCTCTTCTGAAGATGGCCGGTCTTTTGCACGACATCGCAAAGCCGGAAACGCTCCAGCCGGGCGAGGACCAGAGGCTTCACTTCTATGGACACGACAGAACCGGTGCAGAGAAGATTGAGGAGTTTGCCCTGAAAGGCCTTCGAATGAGCAAGAAGGAAGCAAAGACGCTCTTTGTCCTCATCAAGAATCACATGTGGCCCCACTTACTTGCAGGTCAGGATGAGGTAACAGAGAGGGCGATAAGGAAGTTCTTCAGACAACTCGGGGATGAAGCAATCGGGGTCCTGGTTCTTGCGTGGGCAGACTCGCTTGCCTCGGTGGGTCCGGAGAAGTCTTCACAGCCACTTTCTACGACAATTGACGGGATTCTCCACTTCTACACGGAGAGAAAAGAAGAAGTAGTTCCTCCCCCACTGATTACGGGCAAAGATCTGATTGGAATTCTCGGACTCACCCCGGGCCCAATCTTCGGTAAGATCCTCAAAGAGGTTGAAAATGAGAGGGATGAGGGGAAGGTGCAAACAAAAACTGATGCCATTGAGACTGCAAGGAGAATCGCGGCCGAATATGGGAAGTCCTGA
- the lipA gene encoding lipoyl synthase: MKIPEWIKRKRPDKASLSAMKSLLRSHGLHTVCEEAKCPNVGECFGKGTATFLVMGDVCTRNCSFCGVKHGKPVPLDEDEPERVAQVASHLNLKHVVLTSVSRDDLDDGGASHFVNVIKSVRSALPESTVEVLVPDFNGEKEPLRKVIRAKPDVVNHNVETVPQLYSSVRNKASYSRSLELLGQIGELDSSIVAKSGLMVGLGETARQVKDVMIDLRTCGVSVLTVGQYLRPPGKSLRVKKYYTPEEFEEFEEFGYGLGFGHVASDAFVRSSFHAEESVRKLKDSNSD, encoded by the coding sequence CAATGAAGTCACTGCTGAGGAGCCATGGCCTGCACACAGTCTGCGAGGAGGCCAAGTGCCCCAATGTAGGCGAATGCTTTGGTAAGGGGACTGCGACATTCCTGGTAATGGGGGATGTCTGCACACGAAACTGTTCTTTCTGCGGAGTGAAGCACGGTAAGCCAGTTCCATTGGACGAAGACGAACCAGAAAGGGTTGCGCAGGTCGCATCGCATCTTAATCTGAAACACGTGGTCCTGACCTCTGTTTCCAGAGATGACCTTGATGATGGGGGCGCTTCCCATTTTGTAAACGTGATAAAAAGTGTTCGTTCTGCGCTTCCTGAATCCACTGTAGAGGTTCTGGTGCCCGACTTCAACGGAGAGAAAGAACCGCTACGGAAAGTTATACGGGCAAAGCCCGATGTCGTAAACCACAATGTAGAAACTGTGCCCCAACTCTACTCATCAGTCAGAAACAAGGCCAGCTACTCTCGGTCTCTCGAGCTTCTTGGTCAGATAGGTGAACTCGACTCCTCAATTGTGGCCAAGAGCGGACTGATGGTCGGCCTGGGAGAAACGGCAAGGCAGGTGAAGGATGTGATGATAGACTTGAGGACGTGCGGTGTGTCAGTCTTGACCGTGGGCCAGTATTTGAGGCCTCCCGGGAAAAGCCTTCGTGTGAAGAAGTACTACACCCCCGAGGAGTTTGAGGAGTTTGAGGAGTTTGGATACGGACTGGGGTTTGGACACGTCGCCTCTGATGCTTTTGTTCGGAGCTCATTTCATGCTGAAGAGTCTGTTCGAAAACTGAAGGATAGTAACAGTGATTGA